One Fibrobacter sp. UBA4297 DNA window includes the following coding sequences:
- a CDS encoding glycosyl hydrolase — protein sequence MKAFNYTNFVATATVAALAGSAFAATPIRLEAEDAVLADDHKVVVSEDANASGGKFVQMKEGNLEFKVTVTATGYYTLWANYQLPTASGNKIQNLTVNDISAGQISFGTSDDFKTIKGAGKIKLTAGENKIGIVHSWGWVNLDYIELTEYEASPWNISPKPVTPEPTESAQKLYNFLLNNFGKHVISGVMTERPFENNGQYTPQNYETQTELSYINKASGKNVVLVGFDFLHASGKNSDQLWYQGYTHASLEMAKTIWKAGGIPQFNWHWKDPMHDVEAFYTESSGNTPFTEFSITKAYDEASNKWKTESAEYKAMVRDMEMIADSLLTLQKEGVAVLWRPLHEASGKWFWWGTDGAKPCVALYKLMFDIFVNQKGLHNLIWVWTTDEANDALDWYPGDEYVDVVGRDYYYYPRESNHSSLIGSFETVKEIFGGRKIVTLSENGSVPYPDEMKADGANWSWFMPWYGDYAMEGWANDNNAESWKIVMNNEYTLTLEDMPGWDKYEIVPPPTTGFKNSLRSQNIAASLSVIGKNLQISVPVLNAASANARVVIFDMQGNQVMSRTINGTKASINLSGIAAGQYIVKVQGKGFAPNGRILVK from the coding sequence ATGAAGGCTTTTAATTACACAAATTTTGTCGCTACGGCAACTGTCGCAGCACTTGCGGGCTCCGCTTTTGCAGCCACCCCCATCCGCTTAGAAGCCGAAGACGCCGTCCTTGCCGATGATCACAAAGTCGTCGTTTCCGAAGATGCAAATGCATCGGGTGGAAAGTTCGTCCAGATGAAAGAAGGCAACCTGGAATTCAAGGTGACTGTAACCGCCACAGGCTATTACACGCTTTGGGCCAATTACCAATTGCCGACAGCCTCCGGGAACAAAATCCAGAACTTGACGGTCAACGACATTTCTGCCGGGCAGATTTCTTTCGGCACATCCGATGATTTCAAGACCATCAAAGGTGCGGGAAAAATCAAGCTCACCGCAGGCGAAAACAAAATCGGCATTGTGCATAGCTGGGGCTGGGTCAACCTCGACTACATTGAGCTCACGGAATACGAAGCAAGCCCGTGGAACATTTCACCGAAGCCTGTCACGCCGGAGCCTACCGAAAGCGCACAGAAACTCTACAACTTTTTGCTCAACAACTTCGGCAAGCACGTGATTAGCGGCGTCATGACGGAACGCCCGTTCGAAAATAACGGTCAGTACACCCCGCAAAACTACGAAACACAAACCGAACTCAGCTACATCAACAAGGCAAGCGGCAAGAACGTGGTTCTCGTGGGTTTTGACTTTTTGCACGCCTCGGGCAAGAATTCTGACCAGCTGTGGTATCAGGGTTACACGCACGCTTCACTCGAAATGGCAAAGACCATCTGGAAAGCAGGCGGCATTCCGCAATTCAACTGGCATTGGAAAGACCCGATGCACGATGTAGAAGCATTCTACACCGAATCTAGCGGTAACACACCTTTCACGGAATTCAGCATTACCAAGGCTTACGATGAGGCCTCCAACAAGTGGAAAACAGAAAGTGCAGAATACAAGGCAATGGTCCGCGATATGGAAATGATTGCCGACTCGCTCTTGACTTTGCAAAAAGAAGGCGTCGCCGTTCTTTGGCGCCCGCTCCACGAAGCTAGCGGAAAGTGGTTCTGGTGGGGTACCGATGGCGCAAAACCGTGCGTTGCTTTGTACAAGCTAATGTTTGATATTTTCGTGAATCAGAAAGGATTGCACAACTTGATTTGGGTTTGGACCACCGACGAAGCAAACGATGCGCTCGACTGGTACCCGGGCGACGAATACGTGGATGTTGTCGGTCGCGACTACTATTACTACCCGCGCGAATCCAACCACTCTAGCCTTATTGGCAGCTTTGAAACAGTCAAGGAAATATTCGGTGGCAGAAAGATTGTAACGCTCAGCGAAAACGGTTCTGTTCCCTACCCCGACGAAATGAAGGCCGATGGCGCCAACTGGAGCTGGTTTATGCCGTGGTATGGCGACTATGCGATGGAAGGCTGGGCAAACGACAACAATGCCGAAAGCTGGAAAATCGTGATGAACAACGAATACACCTTGACGCTCGAAGACATGCCGGGCTGGGACAAGTACGAAATCGTCCCACCGCCAACAACGGGATTCAAAAATTCGTTACGCTCGCAAAACATTGCAGCAAGTTTGTCTGTTATCGGCAAGAATTTGCAAATTAGCGTACCGGTTTTAAACGCCGCAAGTGCCAACGCAAGAGTCGTAATTTTCGACATGCAGGGCAATCAGGTGATGAGCCGCACTATCAACGGCACAAAAGCAAGCATCAACTTGAGCGGAATTGCAGCCGGGCAGTACATCGTGAAAGTGCAAGGCAAAGGTTTTGCGCCGAACGGAAGGATTCTGGTTAAGTAA
- a CDS encoding glycosyl hydrolase, protein MGCKLFAGARSAMAFATAIAATSVYAAPTTYEAESQPGVDASSIVSAEGFSGGKYVKPGSDGFTFKVKVKETAVYDFTTKVLIKQYDWFESKIAVNGTEAGSLLTKPRTCDSAFVITASAKMRAGENTITVGNGGALGVDYITVERHPDPTYTISESPVTPNATESARKVYSFLRENFGKSTISGMMISDQNFNYDYGNMRLIPPGGCTPADSCKYTDAEVSWKGQTDIAEFYKRSGHYPAIGGFDMLFAAGGHHEEGWFKGYTENNLLMTEDLWKMGGIPTYTWHWKVGEDTVFYTKDAYPNNGYKASGCTEGVKGTSENNTCFNYTKAFKGDKCEDIDETSQEYKDIVADVDIVSGYFKQLQEKGIAVVWRPLHEASGGWFWWGVGSGDCYKQLYRLVFNRMVKTNGLKNLLWVWNINTDPQFGYDYSALNASWYPGDEYVDIVAVDIYDPLNNHNSGANYYNKIVSDVGTNKMIALSENGAIPDVDSIAEDKANWSYWMTWSQTWSGNFLEKTTTEMWKKNLDDKRIIALDDMPGWDKISVRNPIAKRITANKVNITINGKSLSLSTNQNGNATVTVFDLTGHRVATLLQGQISAGTHSLSLQSLAAGNYIVKASVGHHNTMQVLRLK, encoded by the coding sequence ATGGGATGTAAATTATTCGCGGGCGCACGCTCCGCAATGGCTTTTGCCACAGCAATCGCGGCAACATCAGTTTATGCCGCACCGACAACTTACGAGGCCGAAAGTCAACCTGGCGTTGACGCATCTTCAATCGTATCTGCCGAAGGATTTTCCGGCGGCAAGTACGTAAAACCGGGCTCTGACGGTTTTACATTCAAAGTAAAAGTCAAAGAAACCGCCGTCTACGACTTCACCACAAAAGTCCTGATTAAACAATACGACTGGTTTGAATCGAAGATTGCCGTGAACGGCACAGAAGCAGGCTCATTGCTCACCAAGCCGCGCACTTGTGATTCCGCATTCGTGATTACCGCTTCCGCCAAAATGCGCGCAGGCGAAAATACCATCACTGTCGGTAACGGCGGCGCTCTTGGCGTAGACTACATCACCGTCGAACGCCACCCGGATCCAACTTACACAATCAGCGAGTCGCCAGTAACCCCAAATGCAACGGAATCAGCCCGCAAAGTTTACAGCTTCCTCCGTGAAAACTTTGGCAAGAGCACCATCAGCGGCATGATGATTAGCGACCAGAATTTCAACTACGATTACGGCAACATGCGGCTCATTCCACCGGGAGGCTGCACTCCTGCCGATTCCTGCAAGTACACCGACGCAGAAGTCTCGTGGAAAGGCCAGACGGATATTGCCGAATTCTACAAGCGCAGCGGCCACTACCCCGCCATTGGCGGTTTTGACATGCTCTTTGCAGCAGGAGGCCACCATGAAGAAGGCTGGTTCAAGGGCTACACCGAAAACAACCTCTTAATGACCGAAGACCTGTGGAAAATGGGCGGCATTCCGACTTATACCTGGCACTGGAAAGTCGGCGAAGACACAGTTTTCTACACCAAGGACGCCTATCCGAACAACGGCTACAAAGCAAGCGGATGCACCGAAGGCGTCAAGGGCACAAGCGAGAACAACACCTGCTTTAACTACACCAAGGCATTCAAGGGCGACAAATGCGAAGACATCGACGAGACCTCGCAGGAATACAAGGACATTGTAGCTGATGTCGATATCGTATCAGGCTACTTCAAGCAACTGCAAGAAAAGGGAATCGCTGTCGTGTGGCGCCCACTTCACGAAGCTAGCGGTGGCTGGTTCTGGTGGGGTGTCGGCAGTGGCGATTGTTACAAACAACTTTACCGTCTCGTCTTTAACCGCATGGTGAAAACAAACGGCCTCAAGAATTTGCTTTGGGTCTGGAACATCAATACGGACCCGCAATTTGGTTACGATTATTCGGCCCTCAACGCAAGCTGGTACCCGGGCGACGAATACGTGGACATCGTTGCGGTTGACATTTACGACCCGCTCAACAACCACAATTCCGGCGCGAATTACTACAACAAAATCGTGAGCGATGTCGGCACGAACAAGATGATTGCATTGAGCGAAAACGGCGCCATCCCAGACGTTGACAGCATTGCCGAAGACAAGGCCAATTGGAGCTATTGGATGACATGGAGCCAGACCTGGAGCGGAAACTTCTTGGAAAAGACTACCACAGAAATGTGGAAGAAGAATCTCGATGACAAGCGCATCATCGCTCTTGACGATATGCCTGGCTGGGATAAAATTTCTGTCCGCAATCCCATAGCAAAACGCATTACAGCAAACAAAGTAAATATTACCATAAACGGCAAGTCGCTTTCGCTATCCACGAATCAAAACGGCAACGCCACAGTTACTGTTTTTGACCTGACCGGACACCGAGTTGCTACACTTTTGCAAGGTCAAATTTCGGCAGGAACGCATAGCTTAAGCCTCCAATCGCTCGCCGCCGGCAACTACATTGTCAAGGCAAGTGTCGGACATCACAATACCATGCAGGTTTTACGCTTAAAATAG
- a CDS encoding DUF3536 domain-containing protein, with the protein MTEKNPLYFTIHGHFYQPPRENPWTGVIENQPSARPFHDWNERIASECYSPNSASRILNSKGKIVDIVNNYDFMNFNIGPTLMGWIRTNTPDTYKRIQDADKRSQERMNGHGNAIAQVYNHIIMPLASAQDKRTQIRWGIEDFKFHFGRMPEAMWLAETAINFETVVELIKAGIKYTILSPTQADKFRKFGDKKWTDCSNTNIDTTRPYRIYPRDKEGNLVCDGYLDVFFYNPWLSSAVGFEHLLRDAGTFGHRIESAWDANRSDPQLVSIGTDGESYGHHEPFGDMCAAWLYNKFAPQNNMVPVNYGWFLEKFPPKHEVELKNFYGEGCAWSCAHGVGRWYRDCGCSTGGGADWNQKWRGPLRDAFNHLKEVADNIFVREFEKISKIDPWEARNNYIQVIVAPEDESRKEQYLKDTLKDYEKQEDRAKAIRLLEIQKFCLFSFTSCGWFFNDIEGLEPVQNMRYALRAMQLLKPFLPMGDNLKSEILYILARATSNEHKWNGAEVFTKYAEENVPSVIKQMAERAAIYHLELEEDYLNKDSRITATKIASRRRQTLVRTSYEDNDLGESCVTTNLVVTDQLSRVNIVVAMGEEKESGLTFVENTNMTTEQLHELYPTAYVVRMSNLASDSLKRINQLSTQMHLENITKSFSGFALNHGISIDSLADPDHTLPDTMRKILTVEINARIHHAALQLLNEHNKATIEEIHELITEATALNTHFSFGGLGHMFFHKLTLLIDEVAKKFNEETLNYITDLITVADWLKIFINKTSLENHVFGIYKQYKAEPDGKFAALKPMFQWLNFEVV; encoded by the coding sequence ATGACCGAAAAGAACCCCCTTTACTTTACCATTCACGGACATTTTTATCAGCCCCCTCGCGAAAACCCTTGGACTGGCGTTATCGAGAACCAGCCGAGCGCACGCCCGTTCCACGACTGGAACGAACGCATTGCCAGCGAGTGCTATAGCCCGAACTCCGCAAGCCGTATTTTAAATTCCAAAGGCAAAATTGTCGATATCGTAAACAACTACGATTTCATGAACTTCAACATCGGCCCGACTCTCATGGGCTGGATTCGCACCAACACGCCCGACACCTACAAGCGCATCCAGGATGCCGACAAGCGCAGCCAGGAACGCATGAACGGGCACGGCAATGCGATTGCTCAAGTTTACAACCATATCATCATGCCGCTTGCAAGCGCACAAGACAAGCGTACGCAAATCCGCTGGGGCATCGAAGATTTCAAGTTCCATTTCGGTCGCATGCCCGAAGCCATGTGGCTTGCCGAAACAGCCATCAACTTTGAAACAGTTGTCGAGCTCATCAAGGCAGGCATCAAATACACGATTCTCTCGCCCACGCAGGCTGACAAGTTCCGCAAGTTTGGCGACAAGAAGTGGACCGACTGCAGCAACACAAATATCGATACCACGCGCCCGTACCGCATTTACCCGCGCGACAAGGAAGGCAACCTCGTCTGTGACGGTTACCTCGACGTGTTCTTCTACAACCCATGGCTTTCGAGTGCCGTCGGCTTTGAACATTTACTCCGCGATGCAGGCACTTTCGGCCACCGCATTGAAAGCGCCTGGGACGCAAACCGCAGCGATCCGCAGCTCGTAAGCATTGGCACTGACGGAGAATCCTACGGTCACCACGAACCATTTGGCGACATGTGCGCCGCATGGCTCTACAATAAGTTTGCACCGCAGAACAACATGGTTCCGGTGAACTACGGCTGGTTCCTCGAAAAGTTCCCGCCCAAGCACGAAGTCGAACTCAAGAATTTCTACGGTGAAGGCTGCGCCTGGAGCTGTGCTCACGGCGTAGGCCGCTGGTACAGAGACTGCGGTTGCTCCACCGGCGGTGGCGCCGACTGGAACCAGAAATGGAGAGGCCCGCTCCGCGACGCCTTCAACCACCTTAAGGAAGTCGCCGACAACATCTTCGTTCGCGAATTCGAAAAGATTTCAAAGATTGACCCGTGGGAAGCACGCAACAACTACATTCAGGTGATTGTCGCGCCCGAAGACGAATCCCGCAAGGAACAGTACCTCAAGGATACGCTCAAGGATTACGAAAAGCAAGAAGACCGCGCTAAGGCCATTCGACTTCTCGAAATCCAGAAGTTCTGCCTGTTCAGCTTCACCAGCTGCGGCTGGTTCTTCAACGATATCGAAGGGCTCGAACCGGTGCAGAACATGCGTTATGCCCTCCGCGCGATGCAGCTTTTAAAGCCGTTCCTCCCGATGGGAGACAACCTCAAGAGCGAAATTCTGTACATTCTCGCCCGCGCCACAAGTAACGAACACAAGTGGAACGGCGCCGAAGTCTTCACGAAGTACGCCGAAGAAAACGTCCCGTCCGTCATCAAGCAGATGGCAGAACGTGCCGCAATTTATCACCTCGAACTCGAAGAAGACTACCTCAACAAGGATTCCCGCATCACCGCCACAAAGATTGCATCCCGCCGTCGCCAGACGCTCGTGCGCACATCTTACGAGGACAACGATCTCGGCGAATCTTGCGTGACCACGAACTTGGTCGTCACAGACCAGCTCAGCCGTGTGAACATCGTCGTTGCGATGGGCGAAGAAAAGGAAAGCGGACTCACGTTTGTTGAAAATACGAACATGACAACGGAACAACTCCACGAGCTCTACCCGACAGCATACGTTGTCCGCATGAGCAACCTTGCGAGCGATTCCTTAAAGCGCATCAACCAACTTTCAACGCAGATGCACCTCGAGAACATCACGAAGTCGTTCTCCGGCTTTGCGCTGAACCATGGAATTTCCATCGACAGCCTTGCCGACCCGGACCACACTTTGCCGGACACCATGAGAAAGATCCTCACTGTGGAAATCAACGCACGTATCCACCATGCCGCTTTGCAGTTGCTAAACGAGCACAACAAGGCTACAATCGAAGAAATTCACGAGCTCATCACCGAAGCAACAGCGCTCAACACGCACTTCAGCTTTGGCGGGCTTGGTCACATGTTCTTCCACAAGCTCACGCTCCTCATTGACGAAGTTGCGAAGAAGTTCAACGAAGAAACGCTCAACTACATCACCGACCTCATCACAGTCGCCGATTGGCTGAAGATTTTCATCAACAAGACTTCTCTTGAAAACCACGTCTTTGGCATCTACAAGCAATACAAGGCAGAACCTGACGGAAAGTTTGCGGCCCTCAAGCCGATGTTCCAATGGCTAAACTTTGAGGTGGTTTAA
- the hpt gene encoding hypoxanthine phosphoribosyltransferase, translating to MYKLPSAPLITAQQINARLDSLASELKAFGFDVILSALTGSYMFTADLSRRIATPKLRIAFIKASSYGDSDKPNANVHISGLEGLDIKGKRVLLIDDILDTGNTMYSLVKALADYSPASITTCVLLNKESRRIVDFHADYVGFEIEDKFVVGYGLDYANAYRTYPEVWALEEA from the coding sequence ATGTACAAGCTGCCAAGTGCTCCACTCATTACAGCGCAACAGATAAATGCGCGTCTGGATTCACTCGCCTCTGAACTGAAGGCGTTTGGTTTCGACGTGATTTTATCTGCACTCACTGGCAGCTACATGTTTACCGCCGATTTGTCTCGCCGTATCGCGACTCCGAAATTGCGCATAGCATTTATCAAGGCTTCAAGCTACGGCGATTCCGACAAACCAAACGCAAATGTCCATATTTCGGGCCTTGAAGGTCTCGACATCAAAGGCAAGCGCGTTTTGCTGATTGATGACATTCTTGACACTGGCAACACGATGTATTCTCTCGTGAAAGCCCTCGCGGACTACTCCCCCGCTTCCATCACGACTTGCGTACTGTTGAACAAGGAATCACGTCGAATCGTAGATTTCCATGCTGATTATGTTGGTTTTGAAATTGAAGATAAATTTGTGGTAGGTTACGGTTTGGATTATGCAAACGCATACCGCACCTATCCAGAAGTATGGGCACTTGAAGAAGCATGA
- the queA gene encoding tRNA preQ1(34) S-adenosylmethionine ribosyltransferase-isomerase QueA produces MDYRLSDYNFEFPKELIASRTAGKGKTHILYCPKNGGERRIMKAPEIVDLFRPGDCLVVNNTKVIPARLYGETQFGGQVEVLLVQALNPSEAGEARFEAKVHPGKAFQVGRELKLAGVRTFVEEVHEEDGNRVLRFEKTPAEMEEVMNKEGHVPLPPYIDRPDDEDDKKAYQTIFAKYAGAVAAPTASLHFSEQMLNDLKAKGVYVAEVTLHVGPGTFQNISVEDFTKHKMHGEHYELTKENADIINKAKREGGRIVTVGTTSTRVVETIADANGFLKPQKGVTYAFFYPGYKYKIVDGLLTNFHWPKSSLILLVSAFYGRENTLDAYKMAVENKLKLFSYGDGMLIL; encoded by the coding sequence ATGGATTACCGTCTTTCTGATTACAACTTTGAATTCCCGAAAGAATTGATTGCCTCCCGCACGGCGGGCAAGGGCAAGACGCATATTCTGTATTGCCCCAAAAATGGCGGCGAACGCCGCATCATGAAGGCTCCTGAAATTGTTGACCTGTTCCGCCCAGGCGATTGCCTCGTGGTGAACAATACGAAGGTGATTCCGGCTCGTCTGTATGGCGAAACGCAATTTGGCGGTCAGGTCGAAGTTCTCTTGGTGCAGGCGTTAAATCCCTCCGAAGCAGGCGAGGCCCGCTTTGAAGCCAAGGTGCATCCGGGTAAGGCTTTCCAGGTCGGGCGGGAACTCAAGCTTGCTGGTGTGCGCACGTTCGTGGAAGAAGTTCATGAAGAAGACGGAAACCGCGTTCTTCGTTTTGAAAAGACTCCTGCCGAGATGGAAGAGGTCATGAACAAGGAAGGGCACGTTCCGCTGCCGCCCTACATTGACCGCCCCGATGACGAAGACGACAAGAAAGCGTACCAGACGATTTTCGCAAAGTACGCTGGCGCTGTGGCTGCGCCGACCGCAAGCCTCCACTTTAGCGAACAAATGCTCAACGACTTGAAGGCGAAGGGCGTCTACGTTGCAGAAGTCACGCTCCATGTGGGGCCGGGAACGTTCCAGAACATCTCCGTCGAAGATTTCACAAAGCATAAAATGCATGGCGAGCATTACGAGCTCACCAAGGAAAACGCCGACATCATCAACAAGGCAAAGCGCGAAGGCGGCCGCATTGTAACAGTCGGTACTACAAGTACGCGAGTGGTTGAGACTATTGCCGATGCCAACGGGTTCTTGAAACCGCAAAAGGGCGTGACATACGCGTTCTTCTATCCGGGATACAAGTACAAGATTGTGGATGGTCTCTTAACTAATTTCCATTGGCCAAAGAGCTCTCTCATTTTGCTTGTGTCGGCATTTTATGGTCGTGAAAACACGCTCGACGCATACAAAATGGCCGTAGAGAACAAACTTAAATTGTTCAGCTACGGCGACGGAATGTTGATATTGTAA
- a CDS encoding helix-turn-helix transcriptional regulator: MATGYEKINKIKCKLRVPMTVSMLAQAMDCGPRTIFRHLNALEQENCGLHKFKKDGETFYVIQTEQKVDFNQKIVKQLEKLKKTMNDTTPLDLKNRKLIDSVISSMQTTDPDGFKAEAITLDPNYIMDYGPFCDHKAQDTMVSKLLSAIREGFKIRIVYRSTNEETEKKTIEVCPIKLVMRIDTLYLIAADETYAETHVFKNYLVENIMSVVQTNNCAMTLREPFCVYEHYKYAFGKYVSAEDPQTVTLLIKTGWLKTQFNKSRFSPAAEITEDKDGNMIVTLKLRLTPDFKTWLFGVLPDVKILKPESLRTEMIEKLKNTLKDMKA; the protein is encoded by the coding sequence ATGGCTACAGGATATGAAAAGATAAATAAGATTAAATGCAAACTTCGTGTGCCGATGACGGTGTCGATGCTTGCACAGGCGATGGATTGCGGACCGAGAACTATTTTCCGCCATTTAAATGCACTAGAACAGGAAAATTGTGGTCTCCATAAGTTCAAAAAGGATGGCGAAACTTTTTACGTTATTCAAACCGAACAGAAGGTGGACTTTAACCAGAAAATCGTCAAGCAACTTGAAAAGTTGAAAAAGACGATGAACGATACAACGCCTTTGGACTTGAAAAACCGTAAGCTCATCGATAGCGTTATTTCGTCCATGCAGACAACGGACCCGGATGGATTCAAGGCCGAAGCGATTACACTTGACCCGAACTACATTATGGATTATGGCCCGTTCTGCGACCATAAGGCTCAAGATACGATGGTATCAAAGCTTTTGTCTGCAATTCGTGAAGGCTTTAAGATTCGCATTGTGTACAGAAGTACGAACGAAGAAACTGAAAAGAAAACCATTGAAGTTTGCCCGATTAAGCTTGTGATGCGCATTGATACGCTTTATCTGATTGCTGCTGATGAAACGTATGCAGAAACACATGTCTTCAAAAATTATCTTGTCGAAAATATCATGAGCGTTGTCCAGACGAATAACTGCGCCATGACGCTTCGTGAACCGTTCTGTGTTTATGAGCATTACAAGTATGCCTTTGGCAAATATGTTTCTGCAGAAGATCCGCAAACGGTGACACTCCTTATCAAGACGGGCTGGCTTAAGACTCAGTTCAACAAGTCTCGTTTCTCTCCGGCTGCCGAAATCACCGAAGATAAAGACGGCAATATGATTGTGACGCTGAAGCTCCGCTTGACTCCGGACTTTAAGACATGGCTGTTTGGCGTGTTGCCGGACGTGAAAATTCTGAAGCCGGAATCTCTGCGCACAGAAATGATTGAAAAATTGAAAAATACATTGAAGGACATGAAGGCGTAG
- a CDS encoding BON domain-containing protein: MRQYFPYRLYSQQLFCRHCQQAVRHDVCAMEEYSTYGGIERGIPLLCVCTHCGTYHVAFSQEFAFCHKDDPQSEYAKVYGHNRIFPGDWLYFDGATRPCIVKSFFQSRDKEVVVYKNGPADAKFEGPKIPIDHEVSPNGYRLLPAQCVNTLLGDHVYHVIRKQFGIAIGVVKDETKDKLVVKMDDGLIVFMSYPRYAENPSNQEVISVVRKHLELLSDGLSEDVSVEAGQGIVYLRGFVDSLATKRKIQTKIGEIAGLRGCVNMVRVRKNSKVSDEDLERQIWDVLDDIAHPIFKYSVKVKSGVAKVTFYYEDEVYPDELKSRIESIPGVVSLNMHGTAILKKNLGKKDLCRKIMDKLASYSFLKNSFVHVTYVGKRFLVEGRVANIIQREFALLAVAGFARSVAVGNRLRILKT, encoded by the coding sequence ATGCGTCAATATTTTCCATACAGATTATACTCGCAGCAGCTGTTCTGCCGGCATTGCCAGCAGGCAGTTCGCCATGACGTCTGCGCCATGGAAGAGTATTCGACGTATGGGGGTATTGAACGCGGAATCCCGCTACTTTGTGTTTGCACTCATTGCGGAACGTACCATGTGGCTTTCTCGCAGGAATTTGCGTTTTGCCATAAGGATGATCCGCAATCCGAGTATGCAAAGGTCTATGGGCACAACCGAATTTTTCCAGGCGATTGGCTCTACTTTGATGGGGCAACCCGTCCTTGTATCGTCAAGAGTTTTTTCCAGTCTAGGGATAAGGAAGTTGTCGTCTATAAAAATGGACCTGCGGATGCAAAGTTCGAGGGTCCAAAAATTCCGATAGACCATGAGGTATCGCCCAATGGCTATCGGCTATTGCCTGCCCAGTGTGTGAACACCTTGTTGGGAGACCATGTCTACCATGTCATCCGTAAACAGTTTGGTATTGCCATTGGAGTCGTCAAAGACGAAACCAAGGACAAGCTTGTGGTGAAGATGGATGACGGATTAATCGTCTTTATGAGCTATCCGCGTTATGCGGAAAATCCTTCGAATCAAGAAGTCATTTCTGTTGTGCGTAAGCATCTGGAACTTTTGTCTGATGGGCTTAGTGAAGATGTTTCCGTTGAAGCGGGGCAGGGAATTGTTTATTTGCGAGGCTTTGTGGATAGCCTTGCGACAAAGCGAAAAATACAGACCAAAATTGGCGAAATTGCAGGACTGCGCGGCTGCGTGAACATGGTTCGCGTCCGCAAGAATTCCAAGGTTTCCGACGAGGACTTGGAGCGACAAATATGGGATGTCTTGGATGATATTGCTCATCCGATTTTCAAGTACAGCGTCAAGGTGAAATCTGGAGTTGCAAAGGTGACGTTCTATTACGAAGATGAAGTTTATCCTGATGAACTGAAATCGCGTATTGAAAGTATTCCAGGCGTTGTCTCCTTGAATATGCATGGAACTGCGATTCTAAAAAAGAATCTTGGCAAAAAAGACCTTTGCCGGAAAATTATGGATAAGCTTGCGTCATACAGCTTCTTGAAAAATTCATTTGTTCATGTCACGTATGTGGGCAAGCGATTCCTGGTCGAGGGGCGTGTGGCAAATATTATACAGAGAGAGTTTGCGCTATTGGCTGTTGCCGGTTTTGCACGGTCGGTAGCGGTGGGTAACCGTCTAAGAATTTTAAAAACTTAG